In a genomic window of Temperatibacter marinus:
- the rho gene encoding transcription termination factor Rho: MHLKDLKEKSPADLLALAEEVGVENASTMRKQDMMFAILKQMADDDKEISGGGVIETLSDGFGFLRSPEANYLPGPDDIYVSPSQIRRFGLRTGDTVEGQIRAPKDGERYFALLKVSKINFEEPEKSRHKINFDNLTPLYPDQRFKLDPDDPTVKDKSPRVIDLVAPIGKGQRALIVAPPRTGKTVLLQNIAQNITRNHPECYLIVLLIDERPEEVTDMQRSVNGEVVSSTFDEPASRHVQVSEMVIEKAKRLVEHGKDVVILLDSITRLARAYNTCVPSSGKVLTGGVDANALQRPKRFFGAARNIEDGGSLSIIATALIETGSRMDEVIFEEFKGTGNSEVVLDRKVADKRVFPAIDILKSGTRKEELLVDQATLAKMWVLRRILTPMGTVDAMEFLLGKLKDTQNNEEFFNQMNN, translated from the coding sequence ATGCATCTTAAAGATTTAAAAGAAAAGTCACCAGCAGACCTATTAGCCCTGGCTGAAGAAGTCGGCGTTGAAAATGCCTCTACTATGCGCAAACAGGATATGATGTTTGCCATCCTTAAACAAATGGCTGATGATGATAAAGAAATCAGCGGCGGTGGGGTGATTGAAACGCTCTCTGACGGGTTTGGTTTCTTACGCTCTCCGGAGGCGAATTACTTGCCAGGTCCTGATGATATTTACGTATCTCCCTCGCAAATTAGACGCTTTGGTTTAAGGACAGGAGATACGGTTGAAGGTCAAATTAGAGCGCCCAAGGATGGAGAACGATATTTTGCCCTTCTAAAGGTTAGTAAAATTAACTTTGAAGAGCCTGAAAAATCGCGTCATAAAATTAATTTTGATAATTTAACTCCGCTTTATCCTGATCAGCGATTTAAGTTGGATCCAGATGATCCAACAGTGAAAGATAAATCTCCGCGCGTGATTGACCTTGTCGCACCGATTGGTAAAGGACAGCGAGCACTGATTGTTGCGCCTCCGCGGACAGGGAAAACAGTATTACTGCAGAATATAGCGCAAAATATTACTCGGAATCACCCAGAATGTTACCTTATCGTCTTGTTGATTGATGAAAGACCAGAAGAAGTGACAGATATGCAGCGTAGTGTGAATGGTGAGGTGGTTTCTTCAACTTTTGATGAGCCAGCAAGCCGTCACGTTCAAGTTTCTGAAATGGTCATTGAAAAAGCGAAACGTCTTGTTGAACACGGCAAGGATGTGGTTATTCTTCTCGATAGTATCACACGTTTAGCACGGGCCTATAATACTTGTGTGCCTTCTTCAGGTAAGGTCTTAACAGGCGGTGTAGATGCCAATGCTCTTCAACGTCCGAAGCGATTCTTCGGTGCGGCACGAAATATTGAAGATGGCGGATCTCTTTCTATTATTGCGACGGCGCTAATTGAAACCGGTTCTCGTATGGATGAAGTGATTTTTGAAGAATTTAAAGGCACAGGCAACAGTGAAGTTGTTCTTGACCGTAAAGTTGCGGATAAACGGGTCTTTCCTGCGATTGATATTCTTAAGTCCGGAACTCGAAAAGAAGAATTGCTTGTGGATCAAGCGACGCTTGCAAAAATGTGGGTGCTTCGCCGTATTCTGACACCGATGGGTACTGTGGATGCCATGGAATTCTTGCTTGGTAAATTGAAGGATACCCAGAATAACGAAGAGTTTTTCAATCAAATGAACAATTAA
- a CDS encoding HAD family hydrolase, which yields MHLILFDVDGTLVNSQSFSDTLFKRAIEECLEIDSPDDWEGISHLTGTGILAEVYMKAKEEALSEKKHDLVRDHYLDLVMEKLMDEPTLCPAISGGPDLVNRCLSNENYVVAFTSGDWGPSACFKLSSAGYDISKAVIASSDDHYDRMEILLLARERAEEMFEDGEGFETITYVGDSKWDMLAAEGLGWRFIGLGDLVSDAEMHVTSFEQSQALVMGLN from the coding sequence ATGCATTTGATCCTCTTTGATGTTGATGGTACTCTCGTAAATTCACAGTCTTTTAGTGATACTTTATTCAAACGTGCTATCGAAGAATGTCTAGAGATAGACAGTCCTGATGATTGGGAGGGTATCTCTCATTTGACGGGAACAGGCATTTTGGCTGAAGTTTATATGAAAGCTAAAGAAGAAGCATTGTCTGAGAAGAAACACGATTTAGTAAGAGATCATTATTTAGATTTAGTGATGGAAAAACTAATGGATGAGCCAACACTTTGTCCTGCAATTTCTGGAGGACCAGACCTTGTTAATCGCTGTCTTTCAAATGAAAATTACGTTGTCGCTTTTACGTCTGGAGATTGGGGTCCAAGTGCTTGCTTCAAATTATCATCTGCAGGATATGATATTTCTAAAGCCGTGATCGCCAGTAGCGATGATCATTATGATCGCATGGAAATTTTGCTTTTGGCTCGGGAGAGAGCCGAAGAAATGTTTGAGGATGGGGAAGGTTTTGAAACCATCACTTATGTGGGGGATAGCAAATGGGATATGCTGGCAGCTGAGGGGCTTGGATGGCGTTTTATAGGTCTTGGTGATTTGGTTTCAGATGCAGAGATGCATGTGACATCTTTTGAACAATCACAGGCTTTGGTCATGGGCTTGAATTAG
- a CDS encoding amidohydrolase yields MRNLLLSTVVTAGLLLNPVQAADSVKDAVSKDYNEYLKELFVHFHKNPELSLIENKTAARMAKELGAAGFEVHESVGVPVDGFKPTGIVAIMKNGDGPLVMMRADMDGLPVQEKSGLDYASKATQNSPITGKEVPVMHACGHDVHITSMVGTARHMAANKDKWSGTLMLIVQPAEERVLGAKAMMDANIWSRFGQPDYGLAFHVTSTGELGKVNVLAGAPYAGVDSVDIIIHGVGAHGASPHSGKDPIVLGSQIVLGLQTLVSRELSPRQPGVVTVGSFHSGLKHNIISDRAVLQLTVRNTNEETRKLLLAGIKRIAENMGRVAGLPEDKLPEVKVSKEWSPPMVNDDDLANHLKALWQDKMGEERVVSIPPTGMGAEDFPFFVIQPKLKSVYWAVGGTPKSEMDAAANGGDPIPSHHSPIFKVHPDSVKVGVESTVHALMDLMSKK; encoded by the coding sequence ATGAGGAATTTGTTGTTGTCTACTGTAGTAACTGCGGGCTTACTTTTAAACCCCGTTCAGGCTGCAGACAGTGTTAAAGATGCTGTATCAAAAGATTATAATGAGTATTTGAAAGAACTTTTTGTTCATTTTCATAAAAACCCAGAATTATCTCTCATAGAAAATAAGACGGCAGCCCGCATGGCCAAAGAGCTTGGGGCTGCTGGCTTTGAAGTTCATGAATCTGTCGGTGTTCCTGTTGATGGCTTTAAGCCTACTGGAATCGTTGCTATTATGAAAAATGGCGATGGGCCACTTGTGATGATGCGGGCCGATATGGACGGCTTACCTGTCCAAGAAAAAAGCGGCCTTGATTACGCATCTAAGGCGACACAGAACTCGCCTATAACGGGTAAAGAGGTGCCTGTAATGCATGCATGTGGACACGATGTTCATATAACCAGCATGGTGGGCACAGCGCGGCATATGGCTGCGAATAAAGACAAATGGTCTGGAACATTAATGTTGATCGTTCAACCTGCTGAAGAGCGTGTGTTGGGTGCTAAGGCTATGATGGATGCCAATATTTGGAGTCGTTTTGGTCAGCCTGATTATGGCCTTGCCTTTCATGTTACCTCTACAGGTGAGCTTGGTAAAGTGAATGTATTAGCAGGCGCTCCTTATGCTGGTGTTGATTCTGTAGATATTATTATCCACGGGGTCGGCGCTCATGGTGCCAGTCCGCATAGTGGAAAGGATCCGATTGTTCTTGGATCGCAAATTGTTTTGGGCCTTCAAACATTAGTATCGCGTGAATTAAGTCCGCGCCAGCCTGGTGTCGTGACAGTAGGATCCTTTCATTCTGGTTTGAAGCATAATATTATTTCTGATCGTGCAGTGCTTCAATTGACTGTGCGTAATACCAATGAAGAGACACGGAAACTTCTTCTCGCTGGCATTAAACGGATCGCTGAAAATATGGGCCGTGTTGCAGGATTGCCTGAAGATAAACTTCCAGAAGTGAAAGTATCTAAAGAGTGGTCGCCACCAATGGTGAACGATGACGATCTTGCTAACCACTTGAAGGCGCTTTGGCAAGATAAGATGGGTGAAGAGCGTGTTGTCTCAATTCCGCCTACAGGGATGGGTGCGGAAGATTTTCCTTTCTTTGTTATTCAACCAAAACTCAAATCTGTTTATTGGGCTGTTGGCGGGACACCGAAGTCTGAAATGGATGCCGCTGCAAATGGTGGTGATCCTATTCCCTCGCACCATAGTCCGATCTTCAAAGTTCATCCTGATAGTGTGAAGGTTGGCGTTGAATCGACCGTACATGCCCTTATGGACCTAATGTCGAAAAAATAG
- a CDS encoding methylated-DNA--[protein]-cysteine S-methyltransferase, with protein sequence MPQLSLHTPIADITLYEHQEKIVALDWGWVEDQEKSPLLLEAKNQLDAYFDGQLTSFDLPLDPYGTDHQKRVWTRMASIQYGETMSYGALAKNLSSSAQAVGTACGRNPIPIILPCHRVVATGEKGSEKWLGGYSGDGGIWTKKALLILEEILEPELF encoded by the coding sequence GTGCCGCAACTCTCTCTTCATACACCTATAGCTGATATCACACTCTATGAACATCAAGAGAAAATAGTGGCTCTTGATTGGGGTTGGGTTGAGGATCAAGAAAAGAGTCCTCTTTTACTAGAAGCAAAAAACCAATTAGATGCCTATTTTGATGGCCAGTTAACATCGTTTGACTTACCTCTGGATCCTTATGGAACAGATCATCAAAAACGTGTTTGGACTCGTATGGCATCTATTCAGTATGGGGAAACTATGAGTTATGGCGCATTAGCAAAAAACCTTTCTTCCAGCGCTCAGGCTGTAGGAACTGCCTGTGGCAGAAATCCAATCCCCATCATTCTACCCTGCCATCGTGTTGTGGCGACAGGTGAGAAAGGCAGCGAAAAATGGCTCGGTGGATATTCTGGCGATGGAGGCATTTGGACTAAGAAAGCCCTACTCATTTTAGAAGAAATTTTAGAACCTGAACTCTTCTAA
- a CDS encoding DUF6489 family protein — translation MEIKITIDCTPEEARRMMGLPDVTPLNEALIDKMKERMEDGFDVSNLDSLMKSWTEGATGASQNMADFQKMFLGMLGGQKD, via the coding sequence ATGGAAATTAAAATTACTATAGACTGCACCCCAGAAGAAGCGCGACGCATGATGGGTCTCCCGGATGTAACCCCTCTTAATGAGGCGCTTATTGATAAAATGAAAGAGCGCATGGAAGACGGGTTTGATGTATCAAATTTAGATTCTTTAATGAAATCATGGACGGAGGGAGCAACCGGAGCTAGCCAAAACATGGCCGACTTTCAGAAAATGTTTCTTGGCATGCTGGGAGGTCAAAAAGACTAA
- the mnmE gene encoding tRNA uridine-5-carboxymethylaminomethyl(34) synthesis GTPase MnmE — MTAQKTIYALSSGAGTAGVAVIRLSGPDSFEALTTLTGRHDFEPRVATLCKLKDPDDRSHLDHALALPFKEPYSFTGEDVVELHIHGGRAVTEGVLSTLHKNKSLRMAEPGEFTRRAFENGKMDLTEAEGLNDLIHAQTAAQRQLALRQMDGALRHLYEGWRRDLVSLLAHLEADIDFPDEDLPEGVAEAARPKIRTLCSDLKGHLDDNNKGQALRNGFTIVILGAPNAGKSSLMNALAQSDVAIVSDEAGTTRDAIEVNLDLGGYPVRFIDTAGIRENAGKVESEGIKRALNKAEQAHLKLITIRADEWPDVSRETLELIDDRSFVVFSQSDKADLDPAMFHVKHPSLRPVEVTTTSSVTQQGISDLLEKVERYSVAQMEINEAPILTRMRHRTALEECISHLERFDQSATLDAVLAAEDVRMAARCLGSITGLIDVEELLDVIFSDFCIGK, encoded by the coding sequence ATGACGGCTCAAAAAACCATTTATGCTTTGTCGTCTGGGGCAGGGACCGCAGGCGTTGCTGTTATTCGCCTCAGCGGTCCAGATAGTTTTGAAGCCCTAACAACGTTGACTGGACGACATGATTTTGAACCAAGGGTTGCAACATTATGTAAGTTGAAAGACCCGGACGATAGGTCTCATCTTGATCACGCTCTCGCATTACCTTTCAAGGAGCCGTATAGCTTTACAGGGGAAGATGTTGTCGAGCTTCATATTCATGGCGGCAGGGCAGTGACGGAAGGGGTGCTCTCAACCCTTCATAAAAACAAATCTTTGCGCATGGCAGAGCCCGGGGAATTTACAAGACGGGCCTTTGAAAACGGGAAAATGGACCTGACGGAAGCAGAAGGGTTGAACGATTTAATTCATGCTCAAACGGCAGCTCAAAGACAGTTGGCGCTGCGGCAAATGGACGGAGCTCTTCGTCATTTATATGAAGGTTGGCGCCGTGACTTAGTTTCTCTTCTTGCACATTTAGAAGCCGACATTGATTTTCCAGATGAAGACCTTCCGGAGGGTGTTGCCGAGGCAGCCCGCCCGAAAATAAGGACTCTCTGCTCAGACCTTAAGGGCCATTTGGATGATAATAACAAAGGACAAGCTCTTAGAAATGGATTTACCATTGTTATTTTAGGAGCCCCAAACGCAGGCAAGTCATCTCTTATGAATGCGTTGGCTCAATCAGATGTTGCTATTGTTTCAGATGAAGCGGGCACAACAAGAGATGCAATAGAGGTCAACTTAGATCTTGGGGGGTATCCCGTACGATTCATTGATACAGCAGGGATTAGAGAGAATGCAGGAAAAGTTGAGAGTGAAGGCATTAAAAGAGCTCTTAACAAAGCAGAACAAGCCCACTTGAAGCTGATTACAATTAGAGCAGATGAATGGCCAGATGTTTCACGTGAAACACTGGAGCTTATTGACGACCGAAGCTTCGTTGTTTTTTCTCAGAGCGATAAAGCTGATTTGGATCCGGCGATGTTTCACGTGAAACATCCATCCTTGAGACCTGTTGAAGTGACAACAACCTCTAGTGTGACACAGCAAGGAATTTCAGACCTACTGGAGAAGGTGGAGCGCTATTCTGTAGCGCAAATGGAGATTAATGAAGCGCCTATATTAACCAGAATGCGCCACCGAACTGCTTTAGAAGAATGTATAAGCCACTTAGAGCGATTTGATCAATCAGCCACCTTAGACGCTGTTCTTGCAGCTGAAGACGTGCGCATGGCAGCGCGCTGTCTTGGATCCATCACAGGTTTAATTGATGTTGAAGAATTGCTTGATGTAATTTTTTCAGACTTTTGTATTGGAAAATAA